The following proteins come from a genomic window of Streptomyces liliiviolaceus:
- a CDS encoding CYTH and CHAD domain-containing protein: MVQSMRETERKYEVPSPADTSWLPELERVDGVAAVVDRSPEELDAVYYDTDDLRLSGSSAVLRRRTGGTDAGWHLKLPLSGDSREEIRSALTDTVPDALLDLTRSRTRGAELTPVVRIRSTREVRHLVDADGTTRAELCVDSVRAQSLRADGRHAAWNELEVELAEDADPALLDAVEKKLRKKGIARAHSPSKLVRALDETVTTRAGAPGGSAGPDPGQAGAQVLAYVRKQIRALTELDPAVRRDRPDSVHRMRVACRRLRSCLRSYRSVLDREVTDSVRGELKWLAGELGAERDQEVLMERLSGEIAALPEELVLGPVDARLRVWNVVDSTESHLRSLDALGSRRYLDLLDSLAVLLEHPPLRAKAARAAEDAEKVMAKAVLKEYGRLATRMTDALELSPGPERDVALHEARKAAKKVRYATEVARPALGKPARSLGKRVKAVQKVLGDHQDSVVARGALRDLAVAAQTAGEAGFTWGLLYGTEQARAENRERELPSVWEPASDPVPREKLRR; encoded by the coding sequence ATGGTCCAGTCGATGCGAGAAACAGAACGAAAGTACGAGGTCCCTTCACCCGCCGACACCTCCTGGCTGCCCGAGTTGGAGCGCGTGGACGGTGTCGCCGCCGTCGTCGACCGCAGCCCCGAGGAGCTGGACGCGGTCTACTACGACACCGACGATCTTCGGCTGTCCGGCTCCTCGGCCGTGCTGCGCCGCAGGACCGGCGGCACCGACGCCGGTTGGCATCTCAAGCTGCCGTTGTCGGGCGACAGTCGCGAGGAGATCCGTTCGGCCCTCACCGACACCGTCCCGGACGCCCTGCTCGACCTGACCAGGTCCCGCACCCGCGGGGCGGAGCTGACCCCGGTGGTCCGTATCCGCTCAACGCGCGAGGTACGCCACCTCGTTGACGCCGACGGCACGACGCGTGCCGAGCTGTGCGTGGACTCGGTCCGCGCGCAGTCCCTGCGCGCCGACGGCAGGCATGCCGCGTGGAACGAGCTGGAGGTCGAGCTGGCCGAGGACGCCGACCCCGCCCTCCTCGACGCCGTGGAGAAGAAGCTGCGCAAGAAGGGGATCGCACGGGCGCACTCCCCGTCCAAGCTGGTCCGGGCCCTCGACGAGACCGTGACCACCAGGGCCGGCGCACCCGGCGGGTCCGCCGGCCCGGACCCCGGTCAGGCGGGCGCCCAGGTCCTCGCGTACGTGCGGAAGCAGATCCGCGCCCTGACCGAACTCGACCCGGCCGTGCGACGCGACCGGCCCGACTCGGTGCACAGGATGCGGGTCGCCTGCCGTCGTCTGCGCAGCTGTCTGCGGTCCTACCGGTCCGTACTCGACCGCGAGGTCACCGACTCGGTCCGCGGCGAGCTGAAGTGGCTGGCCGGTGAGCTGGGCGCCGAGCGCGACCAGGAAGTACTGATGGAGCGGCTGAGCGGCGAGATCGCGGCCCTGCCGGAGGAACTGGTCCTCGGCCCCGTCGACGCGCGGCTGCGGGTGTGGAACGTCGTCGACAGCACGGAGTCCCATCTGCGCAGCCTCGACGCGCTGGGCTCGCGACGCTACCTCGACCTGCTCGACTCCCTCGCCGTGCTGCTGGAGCACCCGCCGCTGCGGGCCAAGGCCGCCAGGGCCGCCGAGGACGCCGAGAAGGTCATGGCCAAGGCCGTCCTCAAGGAGTACGGGCGACTGGCCACGCGCATGACCGACGCCCTGGAGCTGTCGCCCGGCCCCGAACGCGATGTGGCCCTCCACGAGGCGCGCAAGGCGGCGAAGAAGGTCCGCTACGCGACGGAGGTGGCCCGTCCTGCGCTCGGGAAACCGGCCAGGAGCCTCGGCAAGCGGGTCAAGGCGGTGCAGAAGGTCCTCGGCGACCACCAGGACAGCGTGGTGGCCCGGGGCGCTCTCAGGGACCTCGCCGTCGCCGCCCAGACCGCGGGCGAGGCCGGGTTCACCTGGGGCCTGCTGTACGGCACCGAGCAGGCCCGCGCGGAGAACAGGGAACGGGAGCTGCCCTCCGTATGGGAACCGGCTTCGGATCCCGTCCCGCGCGAGAAGCTCCGCCGGTAG
- a CDS encoding pyridoxal-phosphate dependent enzyme has translation MTPLSLGTWPTPVEPMPRLAAALGLGRDDLFIKRDDLTGLGGGGNKIRKLEWTVAEARANGADTLVTTGAPQSNHARLTAAAAARLGLRAVLVFPGEQGAARSGNLVLDAFLGAETVFSGATGQEALADAASRVCDRLRAEGARPALLPFGGSSALSARGYVRCGEELLSQVPGLRTAVVALGSGATMAGLVASLGAERTLGVDVGAVDDARRRVESFAVPHAPDVRADELRIDRGHIGAGYASLGRSVEEAMTLSARLEGVVLDPTYTGRAMAGLVAAARRGEIVPGDRTVFVHTGGLPGLFGHAEALAFADALPRTD, from the coding sequence ATCACCCCGCTCTCGCTCGGCACCTGGCCCACCCCGGTCGAGCCGATGCCCCGGCTGGCCGCCGCACTCGGTCTCGGGCGCGACGACCTGTTCATCAAGAGGGACGACCTCACGGGACTCGGTGGCGGCGGCAACAAGATCCGCAAGCTGGAATGGACGGTCGCCGAAGCACGCGCGAACGGCGCCGACACGCTCGTCACCACCGGTGCCCCACAGAGCAACCACGCACGGCTCACCGCCGCTGCCGCCGCCCGCCTCGGTCTGCGCGCCGTGCTGGTGTTCCCGGGCGAACAGGGGGCGGCCCGGTCCGGCAACCTCGTACTGGACGCGTTCCTCGGCGCCGAGACCGTCTTCAGCGGTGCGACGGGGCAGGAGGCGCTGGCGGACGCCGCCTCGCGGGTCTGCGACCGGCTGCGTGCGGAGGGCGCCCGCCCGGCGCTGCTCCCGTTCGGCGGTTCGAGCGCGCTGTCGGCCCGCGGTTACGTGCGCTGCGGCGAGGAGCTGCTGTCCCAGGTGCCCGGTCTGCGGACCGCCGTCGTCGCCCTGGGGTCCGGGGCCACGATGGCCGGTCTCGTCGCGAGCCTGGGCGCGGAGCGCACTCTCGGCGTCGACGTGGGGGCCGTGGACGACGCCCGCCGACGGGTCGAGTCGTTCGCCGTCCCGCATGCCCCGGACGTCCGCGCCGACGAGCTGCGCATCGACCGCGGCCACATCGGCGCCGGCTACGCGAGCCTCGGCAGGAGCGTCGAGGAGGCGATGACACTGAGCGCCCGGCTGGAAGGTGTCGTCCTCGATCCCACGTACACCGGGCGCGCGATGGCGGGACTCGTCGCGGCGGCCCGGCGGGGCGAGATCGTCCCGGGTGACAGGACCGTCTTCGTCCACACCGGCGGGCTCCCCGGCCTGTTCGGCCACGCGGAGGCGCTGGCGTTCGCCGACGCCTTGCCGAGGACCGACTGA
- a CDS encoding sulfite oxidase, with translation MTDDKKHSRITRSLVRPALGALSGLLAGFAALAVAELVAAGVRPQSGPVVAVGGAAIDRTPPPVKDWAIRNFGTNDKLVLQLGILAALVLFAIALGVFALRYRRTGAAGVLLFGVVGAAAALSRPDSTGLTDALPSAVGAVVAAALLYFLIGRLQIRGPAPDDAHSARDDAGSARDDSSRDAGWDRRGFVILATAAAAASAGTGLLGRALSGSKSREAAASRADVVLPAPASAADAVPKGAQLRIRDVSPFTTPNKDFYRVDTALVVPKVDATTWKLRIHGKGVTRPVTLTFDDLLRRELIERDITLTCVSNEVGGPYVGNARWIGVRLADLLAECGVKPPSKGGRADQLVSRSVDGMTIGSPVEDVMDGRDALLAVGMNGEPLPFAHGFPVRMLVPGLFGYVSACKWIEDIELTSFDDYDAYWVKRDWARQAPIKTQSRIDTPKPFARPKAGSVMVAGVAWAQHRGIDKVEVRVDDGPWREARLASEDSRDTWRQWSYDWRATEGGHTLTVRATDRTGEVQTEKRTKTVPDGASGRHSVVVTVE, from the coding sequence GTGACGGACGACAAGAAGCACTCGCGAATTACCCGCAGCCTGGTGCGGCCGGCGCTCGGTGCGCTGAGCGGCCTGCTGGCCGGTTTCGCGGCGCTCGCCGTCGCCGAACTGGTGGCCGCGGGGGTGCGTCCGCAATCCGGTCCCGTCGTCGCGGTCGGGGGTGCGGCGATCGACCGCACTCCTCCGCCCGTGAAGGACTGGGCGATCCGGAATTTCGGCACCAACGACAAACTGGTCCTGCAGCTCGGGATTCTTGCCGCACTGGTGCTGTTCGCCATCGCCCTGGGTGTATTCGCCCTCCGGTACCGGCGAACCGGGGCCGCCGGAGTTCTGCTTTTCGGTGTGGTCGGAGCGGCGGCGGCGCTCAGCCGGCCCGACTCGACCGGCCTCACCGACGCGCTGCCGTCCGCGGTGGGCGCGGTCGTCGCGGCGGCGCTGCTGTACTTCCTGATCGGCAGGCTCCAGATCCGGGGCCCGGCGCCCGACGACGCCCATTCGGCGCGGGACGACGCCGGTTCGGCGCGGGACGACTCGTCCCGTGACGCCGGCTGGGACCGCCGGGGCTTCGTGATCCTGGCGACCGCCGCCGCCGCCGCGTCCGCCGGGACCGGACTGCTGGGCCGTGCCCTGAGCGGCTCGAAGAGCCGCGAGGCGGCGGCCTCACGGGCCGACGTCGTACTGCCCGCCCCGGCCTCTGCCGCGGACGCGGTTCCCAAGGGTGCGCAGCTGCGGATCCGCGACGTGAGTCCCTTCACCACCCCGAACAAGGACTTCTACCGCGTGGACACCGCCCTGGTGGTGCCCAAGGTGGACGCCACCACCTGGAAGCTGCGGATCCACGGCAAGGGGGTCACCCGACCGGTCACCCTCACCTTCGACGACCTGCTGCGACGCGAACTGATCGAGCGCGACATCACGCTCACCTGCGTGTCGAACGAGGTCGGCGGCCCGTACGTGGGCAACGCCCGCTGGATCGGCGTACGGCTCGCCGACCTGCTGGCCGAGTGCGGGGTCAAACCGCCCTCCAAGGGCGGCCGTGCCGACCAGTTGGTGTCCCGTTCCGTCGACGGCATGACGATCGGCAGCCCGGTCGAGGACGTCATGGACGGCCGCGACGCACTCCTCGCGGTCGGGATGAACGGGGAACCGCTCCCCTTCGCCCACGGCTTCCCGGTCCGGATGCTGGTGCCCGGCCTGTTCGGTTACGTCTCGGCCTGCAAGTGGATCGAGGACATCGAACTCACCTCGTTCGACGACTACGACGCCTACTGGGTCAAGCGCGACTGGGCGCGGCAGGCACCCATCAAGACCCAGTCGCGGATCGACACCCCCAAGCCGTTCGCCCGCCCCAAGGCCGGTTCGGTGATGGTCGCGGGGGTCGCCTGGGCCCAGCACCGCGGCATCGACAAGGTCGAGGTGCGGGTCGACGACGGCCCTTGGCGGGAGGCCCGGCTCGCCTCCGAGGACTCCCGCGACACCTGGCGCCAGTGGTCCTACGACTGGCGGGCCACCGAGGGCGGCCACACCCTCACCGTGCGGGCCACGGATCGCACCGGCGAGGTGCAGACCGAGAAGCGCACCAAGACCGTCCCCGACGGCGCGAGCGGCCGTCACTCGGTCGTGGTGACCGTCGAGTGA
- a CDS encoding fasciclin domain-containing protein: MNTRISRIAVIVAAATVLPLSLSACSDSGSDSAKSDSSSKASAAATESDDSMGSSGDTASKDEPFGPGCASVPKSGSGSFDGMAQDPVATAASNNPALSTLVTAVKKAGLVDTLNNAKDITVFAPTNDAFAKIPKADLDKVLADKAQLTKILTYHVVGQKLAPKDLENGSFPTLEKSKLTTSGSGESYKVNDSAKVVCGNVKTANANVYIIDTVLMPTS; the protein is encoded by the coding sequence ATGAACACTCGCATCAGCCGTATCGCCGTGATCGTGGCCGCGGCCACCGTTCTCCCGCTGTCCCTCAGCGCCTGCTCCGACAGCGGCAGCGACTCCGCCAAGTCGGACTCCTCCAGCAAGGCGTCGGCCGCCGCCACCGAGTCGGACGACAGCATGGGCAGCTCGGGCGACACCGCGTCGAAGGACGAGCCGTTCGGTCCGGGCTGTGCCTCGGTGCCGAAGAGCGGCTCCGGTTCGTTCGACGGCATGGCCCAGGACCCGGTCGCCACGGCCGCCTCCAACAACCCGGCCCTGTCCACCCTGGTGACGGCCGTGAAGAAGGCCGGTCTGGTCGACACGCTGAACAACGCCAAGGACATCACGGTGTTCGCGCCGACCAACGACGCCTTCGCGAAGATCCCGAAGGCCGACCTGGACAAGGTCCTCGCCGACAAGGCGCAGCTGACGAAGATCCTCACGTACCACGTCGTGGGTCAGAAGCTCGCTCCGAAGGACCTGGAGAACGGCTCCTTCCCGACGCTGGAGAAGTCGAAGCTGACGACCTCCGGTTCGGGTGAGTCCTACAAGGTCAACGACTCGGCGAAGGTCGTCTGCGGCAACGTGAAGACCGCCAACGCCAACGTCTACATCATCGACACGGTCCTGATGCCCACCAGCTGA
- the hemC gene encoding hydroxymethylbilane synthase, with protein MHAPELIRIVSRDSPMALAQVARVRAELAALHPGTRTEVVPVKTTGDKWMGDLSQVEGKGAFTKEVDAALLAGEADLAVHCVKDVPADRPLPAGTMFAAFLKRDDIRDALIHPGGLTLDELPPGTRIGTSSVRRVAQLAASRPHLQCVPFRGNANRRLAKLAAGEADALLLAVSGLERIERTDVITEILSPETMMPPIGAGILALQCREGDTTVIDAVSALGDPATHREATAERMFLHVLQGHCNSPIAGYATAEPRGELSLRACVFTPDGKTQLNAHEWAGRLDPATLGTSVAVALLRQGARDLIDTIPH; from the coding sequence ATGCACGCTCCCGAGCTGATCCGCATCGTCTCCCGCGACTCGCCCATGGCCCTGGCGCAGGTGGCGCGCGTACGGGCCGAACTGGCCGCGCTCCACCCCGGAACGCGTACCGAGGTCGTCCCCGTGAAGACGACCGGCGACAAGTGGATGGGCGACCTCTCCCAGGTCGAGGGCAAGGGGGCGTTCACCAAGGAGGTCGACGCCGCGCTCCTGGCCGGTGAGGCCGATCTGGCGGTGCACTGCGTCAAGGACGTGCCCGCCGACCGCCCGCTTCCGGCGGGCACGATGTTCGCCGCGTTCCTCAAGCGGGACGACATCCGGGACGCGCTGATCCACCCCGGCGGGCTCACCCTCGACGAGCTGCCGCCCGGCACGCGGATCGGGACCTCCTCCGTACGCCGCGTCGCGCAGCTGGCCGCGTCCCGCCCCCATCTGCAGTGCGTGCCGTTCCGGGGCAACGCGAACCGGCGCCTGGCGAAGCTCGCCGCCGGTGAGGCGGACGCGCTGCTGCTCGCGGTGTCCGGCCTGGAGCGCATCGAACGCACCGATGTGATCACCGAGATCCTCTCCCCCGAGACGATGATGCCGCCGATCGGCGCGGGCATCCTCGCCCTCCAGTGCCGCGAGGGCGACACCACGGTCATCGACGCCGTCAGCGCGCTCGGCGACCCGGCCACCCATCGCGAGGCCACCGCCGAACGCATGTTCCTGCACGTCCTCCAGGGCCACTGCAACTCGCCGATCGCGGGTTACGCGACGGCCGAGCCGCGCGGTGAACTGTCCCTGCGCGCCTGCGTGTTCACCCCGGACGGCAAGACCCAGCTCAACGCCCACGAATGGGCGGGCCGCCTGGACCCCGCCACCCTGGGCACATCGGTGGCGGTAGCCCTCCTGCGCCAGGGCGCCCGAGACCTGATCGACACGATCCCCCACTGA